In Streptacidiphilus sp. P02-A3a, the DNA window CCGGACCGTCACCTGCCCGCCCGGCGAGGAGCACTGGCACGGCGCCACCCCGGAGCTCTTCATGGAGCACCTCGCCCTGTGGGAGGGAACCGGCGACGGCACCCCCGAGACCACCTGGCTGGAACCGGTCACCGATGCGCAGTACCACGGCCCGCGCAGCAGCGCCCACTGACCGCGGCCCCCGGGCCCGGGGGGTGTGGGTGGTCAGCTGCCGGTGCGGGGCCTCGGGCCGGGTGTGAGGTCGGCATCGGCGAGGTCGCGGTGGTCGGCGTGGGCGCTGCTGGCCACCGCGGCCTTCGGCCTGACCGTGCCCGTACTCTCCTATCACCCGCTCGTCACCCGCCCGCACGAGGCGCGCAGTTTGAGCCACAGGCCCAGGGTGATGACCAGGCCACCGGTACCGAGGCACAGGTTCTGGTCAGGGCCCGTCGAGAGGTCACCGCCGGACCGGCCGAACTGCGCGGCGCCCCGCTGCGCGGCCGCCACTTCAGCGTCCCCGACCAGACCGGTTCCCGGCCGGTTCCCGATTGGACCAGCCCGAGCAGCGCCGGGACCCGCGTCGTCCGGCCGCCCCCAGGCACGGTCCAGCCGATTGCCGGTGCCGACCGGCAGGGCCTGCGTACCTCCGACCGGCACCAGCGCTGCTCTGTAGGTGCCGTCCAACTCGCTCCTTCGTGCCCCGGCGCCGTGAGCGTCGGGGCACGAATCGTTGAAGGGGCCGACTGGACGTGGCGGCGGGCACTGCCGTCGCCCCCCGGGTATGGCACAGGCCCCGACCTGCTCGCGCCCGGGACCGTGCCGACGCAGACCGGCTCGCGATGCCCGGCCGCCGCCGCCCCCGTCCCTCGCCGGCACCCGGGCGATAGGTGGGCCCGCCTACCAGCGCTGGTGGACCTGGGCCCGGATGCGCCGCTCGTACAAGTCCCGGATGGCGGTCAGGGTCTGGTCCGGCAGTGCGGGCACAGATGCCGAGCGCGCGTTCGATACTGCCTGTTCGGTCGACCGCGCACCGGGGATGACCGTGGTCACGCCCGGCTGCTGGACGATCCAGCGCAGGGCGGTCTGCGCCGCGGTGGCGCCGGGTGCTGCCAGCGCCGAGAACTCGGCGGCGGCCTCCACGCCCGTGTCGTAGTCGACGCCGGAGAAAGTCTCGCCCTGGTCGAAGGCCTCGCCGTGGCGGTTGTAGGTGCGGTGGTCGTCGGCGGCGAAGGCGGTGTCGTGCCGGTACCGGCCGGAGAGCAGTCCCGAGGCCAGCGGCACCCGGGCGATGACTCCGACGCCGGCGGCCGCGGCAGCGGGCAGCACCTCGTCCAGCGGCTTGAGCCGGAACGCGTTGAAGATGATCTGCACGCTCGCGGTACCGGGCCGGGCGATCGCCTTCAGCGCCTGCTCGCAGGTCTCCACGCTCACGCCGTAGGCGGCGATCGAGCCGGACTCCACCAGCGCGTCCAGTGCGTCGAACACCGCGTCCGACTCGATGACCGCGCTGGGCGGGCAGTGCAGTTGCACCAGGTCCAGTGTGTCCACGCCCAGGTTCGCCCGCGAACGGTCGCTCCAGGCCCGGAAGTTGGCAGCGGTGTAGTTCTCCGGCAGCTGCTCGGCCCGGCGGCCCATCTTGGTGGCCACGAAGACCCCGGCCCCCGGGTTGTCCTTCCTCCAGCGGCCGATCAGGCGTTCGCTGCGGCCGTCACCGTAGACGTCGGCGGTGTCGAAGAAGGTCACGCCCTCCTCGGCCGCCGCGTCCAGCACGGCGAGGGCATCCTTCTCCTCAACCTCGCCCCAGTCCGCGCCGAGCTGCCAGGTACCCAGTCCGACGACGGAGACCTCACGGCCGAGCCGTCCCATGATTCGCTTGTCCATGGCAACATCCTCGCAGGCCCGAGCCCACGGACCGGGTGTCGGCCAGTTCGGGCCGCCCGCGAGGGGTGGCGGCCGGTGCGGGTGCTGGCGTGGACGCGGAACCCGGCCGGGCCGATCCTGTGGCGGTGCGCGGTGGACCCGGGTAGCCGGGTGGGCTGGTACGCCTACGACGTCCGCCTGATCCGCCCGCCGTCCGGCACCGCTGGCTGAGCGAGTGCTGCGGTGATCGACCGCGCTGACACCGGCTCGAACCCGCCCCAGGTCCAGGTCCACCTCCCGGACGGGCAGGTGCTGCGGGCGGCCGTGCGTGAGCGCCGCCAGAAAACCGACGGGCCGTGGCCCCACCACCGGCCGGGCGGGTGCCGCACGCCGACCGTGGTGAGCGGGCACGGCGGTGCCTGACGCGACCGGGGCACTGCGGGGATTGGGCATCCGGTCATGCCCCGTTCTCGGTTCGGTCCAGGAAGAGCCGCACGTGCTGGACGAACAGGTCGTGGAACTGGTGGTGCGCGCCGTGGCCGGAGTCGGGGTAGATCACCAGCTGGGCGTCGGGCAGGTGCTGCTGGAGGAGGTAGGAGTTGACAGTGGTGATGATGATGTCGTTGTGTCCGTTGACGACCAGGACCGGCAGGGTCAGTGCCTTGAGGGAGGTGTACTCGGGGTCCTGGACTTTTCCGTAGGCGGCGATCGCTGTCAGTTGGGCGCCGACGGACTGCGGGGAGGGCCACGGGTCGCGGCCTTCCTGGCGCTCGGTGATGCGCTGGACGTAGGCGCGGCCCGCTGCCTGGCTGGTCTCGGTGGGTTCGAACAGGGTCGGCAGCCAGACGTTCTCCGGGGGCTCGTAGTCGGCCGCGAACAGGTCCCCGACCCAGGCGGGCCGTGAGCCGATCTCCTCGCCGCCGCGCGGTCCGGTGCCGACCAGGATCAGCTTGCGGACCAGGTCCGGGCGGGCCAGGGCGATCTCCTGGGCGACCAGGCCGCCCATCGAGTGGCCCAGCAGGTCCACCCGGGTCAGGCCCAGGGCGTCGATGAACGCCGATGCGTCGCGGGCCATCTGCTCGATGGTGTCGGGGACCTGGCCGCTGCTGGTGCCCACGCCGGTGTTGTTGAACAGGATGACCTCGCGGTCGCCGGCCAGGGCGTCGGTGATGGCCGGGTCGAAGTCGTTGAGGTTGCCCATGAAGTGCTGGACGAAGACCACCGGGGTGCGTTCGGGGTTGCCGTAGCGGCGGTAGGCGAAGCGGATGCCGCCTGCCTCGACGAACTCGGTGGGGGCGGTGATGGCGGTGTGCCGGGACATGTCTGCTCCCTTGGGAAGGTCGTGCGGGGTCGGTGGTGTCGGGAGTGCCGGACCTGGTGCCGGAGGACCGGTCAGACGGCGGTTCGGCCGCCGTCGGCGGGGATCAGCGCGCCGGTGACGTAGGCGGCGGCGGGGGAGGCGAGGAAGGCGATCACGTCGGCGATCTCCTCGGGCTGGGCCGCGCGGTCCAGCAGGGTGGTGGCGCCGAGCGCGGTGATGTTGGCCGGGTCGGCGCCACCGGTGTGGGCGGGTCCGGGGGAGATGGTGTTGACCCGCACGCCGCGCGGGCTGAACTCGGCGGCCCAGGCGCGGGTCAGCGCGGCCAGCGCGGCCTTGGTGGCGCTGTAGGCGGCGCCGCCGGCCAGGCCGATCTGGCCGGCCATGCTGCCCAGGTTGATGATGCTGCCCTTCCCGCGTTCGGCCATCTCGGGCGCCAGCGCCGCGGTCAGGTAGTAGGCGGAGCGCACGTTGGCGGTGAACAGCGCGTCGAAGGTCTCGGCGGGCAACTGGTCGGTGGGCCCGAACCAGGAGAACCCGGCGTTGTTGACCAGGACGTCGGCCTGCGCCGCCTCCTGCGCCAGCCGGGCGAGGGCTTCGAGGTCGGTCAGATCGGCGGCCAGGAACCGGGCACTGCCACCGTTCTTGACGATCTCCTCGACCACCGCCGCGCCGCGTCCGGCGTCGCGTCCGTGGACCAGGACCTCGAAACCGTCCCGGGCGAGCCGCAGGGCCACAGCGCGGCCGATGCCGCTGCTGGCTCCGGTGACCAGGGCGATCGAGCGGGATGCCTCAGACATGACTGACTCCTGTGGGATGTTGTTCTCAGGTACTGGATGGGTGTGACAAGGGCTCGCCATGGCCGACGGGCGGTGAGTCCGCGCTGGTCCGCGGGCCGCACCGGGCGGCATCCGCATGGTGACCGCACGTCACGATGCGCGGGCGAACGGTTCGCGGCTCAGGCCGCGACCGGTTCCAGGGCCGGGTAGTCGGTGTAGCCCGCCGGGCCGGCCGCGTAGACGGTGCTCCAGTCGGTGTCGGCCGGCGCGGCACCCGTGGCGAGCCGGGCGGGGAGGTCGGGGTTGGCGATGAAGGGCCTACCGAAGGCGATGACATCCGCCAGACCGGCCCGCACCAGGCGGTTGCCGCGTTCGGCGTCCATGTCCACACTGGCGATCAGGGTTCCGCCGTAGAGCGGTCGGAAGTGGCGGAACATCCCGTCGCCGGCCAGGTCGGCCAGCGGCGTCCCGGCCAGTTCGTGGGTGGCGCCCATGAGCAGCAGGTGGGAGAGCCGGTAGTCGTCGAGGCGGCTGACGACGTACTCGGCGGTGGGGAGCGTCTCGTCGTCGGCGGTGAACGGTCCGCTCTCGTGCATGGGGCCGAGCTTGATGCCGGTGCGCTCGGGGCCGATCGCCCCGGCCACGCTCTCGATGATCTCCAGGACCAGGCGGGCCCGGTTGGCGATCGATCCGCCGTACCGGTCGGTGCGCCGGTTGGTCGCCCGGTTGAGGAACTGGGCGGGCAGGTAGGTGAAGTTGGCCAGGATCTGGACGCCGTCGAACCCGGCCGCGACGGCGTTGCGGGCGGCGGTCGCGTAGTCGGCCACGGTCCGGCGGATCTCGGCGCGGGTCATCGCGCGCGGTGTGACCGTGGGCTTGCGTCCGGTGGGGGTGGAGCTGAGCTGTTCCGGGTTGACCGCGGAGGCCGACATCGGCGGGGCTCCGTCGAAGAAGTCCGGGTGCGACAGGGATCCGGTGTGCCAGAGCTGCGCGATCATGCGGCTACCGGCGGCGTGGACCGCGTCGGTCACCCCCCGCCAGCCGTGTACCTGCTGCGGGCTCCACAGGCCGGGTGTGTCGGCCCAGCCCACTGCCTCGGGGCTGATCGCGGTGGCCTCGCCCACGATCAGTCCGGCGCCGGCGCGCTGGGCGTAGTACTCGGCGTGCAGCCCGGTCGGCACCCGGCCCGGGTTGTCGGCGCGCATCCGCGTCAGCGGTGCCATCGCGATCCGGTTGGGCAGCTCCAGAGCGCCCATGCGGGTCGGCGTGAACAGGGGTGGAACGGACATGTCGCTGTCTCCTTCATGGTCTCGTCCACGGGCTGGGCACGCCCTCGGTCATCACAATGTCGCTCGACATTGTTTTATGCCCGCGCTGCCATCCTGTCAAGGTCGATCGACATTGAGATGGTGCTACAGTCATGGTGAAGGAGGTGGCACTCATGGGCGTGTCGAAGCAGAAGGCGGCACAGAACCACGACGCGATCGTCAGCGCCGCCGAGACCCTCTTCCGCGAGCGTGGCGTGGAGGCGGTGGGACTGGTGGAGCTGATGGCCGCCGCCGGGCTGACCCGCGGGGGCTTCTACAACCACTTCGCGTCCAAGGCCGCGCTGGTGGACGAGGTCGTCGCCAAGGCCATGGCCGAGGGGCTGGAGAACCTGACCGCGGCCCTGGACGCCTCCACGGCACGCGGGGAGGATCCCCTGGGCAACCAGATCGACTGGTACCTGTCGCCGGAGCACCGCGCGGATATCGACCACGGCTGCCCCAACGCGGGCTTCCTCGGCGACGCCCCCCGCTTCGAGGACCCCGCCCGCTCCCACTACGCCAGCGGCCTGACCACGAACCTGCGCCGCTTCGCCGAAGCCGTCCAGGCGGCGACGGGCCTTGACCAGGAGGCGAGTTGGGACCGCACCCTGGCGCTGTTCAGCCAGATGGTCGGGGCCGTCCTGCTCTCGCGCGCCGTCGTCGGCACCGACCCGGCCCTCGCCGACCAGCTCCTCGACAGCGCGCGCACCGACCTGCACAACCGCACCCGTCACCGCCCCTGATCCAGGTCGACCGGCTCCACTTCCGGTTCCCGCGGGATTCGCCCCGCCGCCGCAGGGCTCGGCACGCCCGCGGGAGCCCCGACCAGGGCCCCCGCGGGCGGGGGATCAGTCGTCGATCAGGTCGAACTCCTCCCAGGGGCCGATGGCGGACCGGTTGGCGATCAGCGGGTCGGCCCCGGCGCCGTCCGCGGTGACGATCTCGCCGTTGGCGTGTGCCTTGAGACTGACGCTGCCGTCCGCGTTGTCGATCAGGCTGAACTCCTGCGCGTATCCGATCGAGGCGCTGTTGGCGATCAGCGCCGAAGCGCCCGCGGTGACGTACTCGTTGTTCGCCCGGGCGAGCAGGCTGACACTGCCGTCGGGGTCGCCGATCAGGTCGAACGTCTCCCAGGGGCCGACCGCGGTCCGGTTGGCGATCAGCGGCGAGGCCCCGGCGTTGTCGGCGGTCACGATGTCACCGTTGGCGTGCGCCCGGAAGCTGACGGGCACGGTGTCGCGGACGACGTCGAACTCCTCCCAGGGGCCGATCGCGGTCCGGTTGGCGATCAGTGGCGAGGCTCCGGCGTTGTCGGCGGTCACGATGTCACCGTTGGCGTGCGCCCGGAAGCTGACGC includes these proteins:
- a CDS encoding aldo/keto reductase translates to MDKRIMGRLGREVSVVGLGTWQLGADWGEVEEKDALAVLDAAAEEGVTFFDTADVYGDGRSERLIGRWRKDNPGAGVFVATKMGRRAEQLPENYTAANFRAWSDRSRANLGVDTLDLVQLHCPPSAVIESDAVFDALDALVESGSIAAYGVSVETCEQALKAIARPGTASVQIIFNAFRLKPLDEVLPAAAAAGVGVIARVPLASGLLSGRYRHDTAFAADDHRTYNRHGEAFDQGETFSGVDYDTGVEAAAEFSALAAPGATAAQTALRWIVQQPGVTTVIPGARSTEQAVSNARSASVPALPDQTLTAIRDLYERRIRAQVHQRW
- a CDS encoding alpha/beta fold hydrolase, producing MSRHTAITAPTEFVEAGGIRFAYRRYGNPERTPVVFVQHFMGNLNDFDPAITDALAGDREVILFNNTGVGTSSGQVPDTIEQMARDASAFIDALGLTRVDLLGHSMGGLVAQEIALARPDLVRKLILVGTGPRGGEEIGSRPAWVGDLFAADYEPPENVWLPTLFEPTETSQAAGRAYVQRITERQEGRDPWPSPQSVGAQLTAIAAYGKVQDPEYTSLKALTLPVLVVNGHNDIIITTVNSYLLQQHLPDAQLVIYPDSGHGAHHQFHDLFVQHVRLFLDRTENGA
- a CDS encoding SDR family NAD(P)-dependent oxidoreductase translates to MSEASRSIALVTGASSGIGRAVALRLARDGFEVLVHGRDAGRGAAVVEEIVKNGGSARFLAADLTDLEALARLAQEAAQADVLVNNAGFSWFGPTDQLPAETFDALFTANVRSAYYLTAALAPEMAERGKGSIINLGSMAGQIGLAGGAAYSATKAALAALTRAWAAEFSPRGVRVNTISPGPAHTGGADPANITALGATTLLDRAAQPEEIADVIAFLASPAAAYVTGALIPADGGRTAV
- a CDS encoding alkene reductase, translating into MSVPPLFTPTRMGALELPNRIAMAPLTRMRADNPGRVPTGLHAEYYAQRAGAGLIVGEATAISPEAVGWADTPGLWSPQQVHGWRGVTDAVHAAGSRMIAQLWHTGSLSHPDFFDGAPPMSASAVNPEQLSSTPTGRKPTVTPRAMTRAEIRRTVADYATAARNAVAAGFDGVQILANFTYLPAQFLNRATNRRTDRYGGSIANRARLVLEIIESVAGAIGPERTGIKLGPMHESGPFTADDETLPTAEYVVSRLDDYRLSHLLLMGATHELAGTPLADLAGDGMFRHFRPLYGGTLIASVDMDAERGNRLVRAGLADVIAFGRPFIANPDLPARLATGAAPADTDWSTVYAAGPAGYTDYPALEPVAA
- a CDS encoding TetR/AcrR family transcriptional regulator; this encodes MGVSKQKAAQNHDAIVSAAETLFRERGVEAVGLVELMAAAGLTRGGFYNHFASKAALVDEVVAKAMAEGLENLTAALDASTARGEDPLGNQIDWYLSPEHRADIDHGCPNAGFLGDAPRFEDPARSHYASGLTTNLRRFAEAVQAATGLDQEASWDRTLALFSQMVGAVLLSRAVVGTDPALADQLLDSARTDLHNRTRHRP